TGACTTCGCCCTGAACATTTACTGAAAATTTAATACCAGACTCATTTACATCAGGGCCCAATACCTGAACACCCATTTGCTTGCACTCTTCCATAAAAAAGGCTACCTGTTTGATATCGTTCATATTGTTAGACAATACTGCGGCCATATATTCTGCCGGATAATGGGCTTTCAAATAGGCTGTCTGATAGGCGATCCATGCATAACAGGTAGAGTGTGATTTGTTGAAAGCATAAGAAGCAAAAGCCTCCCAGTCTTTCCATATTTTCTCCAGCACTGTTGCATCGTGACCTTTCGCTGCCGCCTGTTTCACAAATTTAGGCTTCATCTTATCCAGCACGTCCTTTTGTTTTTTACCCATTGCCTTACGCAACACGTCGGCCTCGCCCTTGGTAAACCCAGCAAGCTTCTGCGACAGGAGCATCACCTGCTCCTGGTAAACGGTAATTCCGTAGGTCTCTTTTAAATACTCCTCACAGGCATCCAGATCGTACTTGATCTCTTCCTCACCATTTTTCCTGCGAACAAAACTTGGGATGTACTCCAGCGGTCCCGGACGGTATAAGGCGTTCATGGCAATCAAATCCCCAAATACAGTTGGCTTCAACTCTTTCATGTATTTTTGCATACCCGTACTCTCGTACTGGAAAATACCGATGGTTTCACCTCTCTGGAAAAGCTCATAAGTCTTTTCATCATCAATAGGGAAATTGTCCGGGTCAAGCACAATTCCATGCCTGGATTTCACCAGCTTAACTGTGTCCTTAATTAGGGTTAATGTTTTAAGCCCTAAAAAGTCCATTTTCAACAACCCGGCACTTTCTACCACCGAGTTGTCAAATTGCGTAACGTAGAGATCAGAATCTTTTGCTGTAGCTACCGGAACAAAATTGGTAATGTCGCTTGGCGTAATGATTACCCCACAGGCGTGAATCCCGGTATTCCTCAGAGACCCTTCCAGAACCTGCGCCTGCTCAATCGTTTTAGCTCCCAGATCTTTAGCTACAGCCAGATTTTTGAGTTCTACTACCTTTTCATATTCATCGGCACGAAGCGCCTCTTTAAGGCTTTTCTCATCAAGGTTAAAGATCTTGGCCAACTTCATGTTTGGAATGAGCTTAGCGATCTTTTCTGCCTCAAAAAGCGGCAGATCAAGCACCCTGGCCGTATCCTTTACAGATGACTTTGCAGCCATTGTACCATAAGTAATGATCTGGGCTACCTGGTTGGATCCATACTTCTTAATTACATAATCCATTACACGTCCCCGGCCTTCATCGTCAAAATCGATGTCAATATCGGGCATGGATACCCGGTCAGGATTCAGGAAACGCTCAAAAAGCAGATCATATTTAATCGGGTCTATATTGGTAATCCCAAGACAGTAGGCCACAGCCGAACCTGCAGCCGAACCCCTTCCAGGTCCAACCGAAACATCCAGGTTCCTGGCCTCGGCTATAAAATCCTGAACAATTAGAAAATACCCCGGATACCCGGTTTTCTCAATGGTCTGCAACTCAAAATCCAACCGCTCTTTAATATCATCCGTAATTTCGCCATACCGCTTTTTAGCACCCACATAAGTAAGATGGGCAAGGAATTTGTTCTCGCCCCGCTTACCACCGTCCTCTTCGTCCTCCTTCACCAGAAACTCTTCGGGAATGTCGAACTTAGGTAAAAGTACTTCCCTGGCAAGTTTATAGATTTCTATTTTATCGATTATTTGCTGGATGTTTACAATCGCCTCCGGCAAATCTGCAAAGAGGTTCTTCATTTCCTCCTGCGATTTGAAATAATACTCCTGGTTCGGCAGGCCAAAACGGAACCCACGTCCGCGACCTATAGGAGTGGCCTGTTTTTCACCGTCCTTTACGCACAATAAAATATCATGTGCATTGGCGTCTTTTTTATTGATGTAATAGGTGTTGTTGGTTGCAATAAGTTTTACATCATGTCTTTTTGCAAGGGTAACCAAAGAAGTATTCACAATGTCCTCATCTTCTTGGTTATGGCGCATGAGTTCAATGTAAAAATCAGTACCAAATTGTTCTTTCCACCAAATCAGGGCCTCTTCGGCCTGTTTTTCGCCCAGGTTTAGCAATTTACTGGAAATCTCTCCGTATAAGTTACCTGACAAAACGATAATATCTTCCTTATACTGTTCAACAATGGCCTTGTCTATCCTTGGGATATAATAAAATCCCTTGGTATAGGCAATAGACGACATTTTGGCCAGGTTGTGGTAACCATTTTTATTTTTTGCCAGAAATACCACCTGGTAACCGTTATCTTTTCTGCTTTTGTCTTCATGGTTCTCGCACACAAAAAACTCACAGCCTACTATTGGCTTAATGATCTGCTCTTCGGCAACTTCCCCTTTTTCAATGGCTTCAGCGTTTCTGGCCTCTACCCCTTTGTTATGATTCAGTACCTGGTTTACAAAGTGAAATGCCCCCATCATGTTCGCATGATCTGTCATTGCCACTGCCGGCATTTTATGGGCTGCCGTAGCTTTAATGAGTGCGGGAATATTGATAGTAGATTGCAGTACAGAAAATTGGGTATGGTTGTGTAAATGCGCAAAACTTGCAGCAGCCAGTTCACGTTTATTCTCCTCAAGTGTAGTTTTAGACACTTTAGGGGCTTCTGTTTGCTGCAAACGCCTTCTGATTTCATCTGAAGCAGCCTTCAGGTTGATGTGATTTAAACCAACGCGTTCAAATACCTGGGGTGTATTTTGTTTGAAGCGGTTAAGGTAATCCGGGCCCGCCTGCAGCTGTTCCGGACGGAAAGCATCTATTTTTATCAGCTGTAAAAAGCAACGGGTAGTCGCTTCAACATCAGCAGTTGCATTGTGTGCTTCGGCAAAAGGCTCGCCAAACAGGTATTGGTGCAGCTCAGTTAAAGTTGGGAGTTTAAACTTTCCTCCCCTTCCGCCTGGCAGCTTCAATAACTCAGCGGTAGTTTCAGTACAGGTATCCAAAACAGGCATCTGGGCCATTGGGCTTTCTACGCCCATCCGGAAAAACTCGCAGCCCATGATGTTCACATCAAAGCCAATGTTTTGTCCAACAATAAACTTTGCTTTGGACAATGCAATGTTAAATTTCTCTAAAACCTCTGCAAGTTCTATGCCCTGTTCTTCTGCAAGTTCAGTTGAAATACCGTGAATCCTTTCGGCATCGTATGGAATATTAAAACCATCTGGCTTCACCAGGTAGTCCTGGTTTTCAATCAGGTTACCCAGTTCATCATGTAATTGCCAGGCAATCTGGATACACCGTGGCCAATTGTCTGTATCAGTGATTGGTGCGTTCCAATTGCGGGGTAAACCTGTGGTTTCGGTATCGAATATTAAATACATAGCTGTACAAAAATACAGATTTTACCTGCGTTATAAGTTTGCCAATTGAATTTATATTGTAAAAATGAATATAGGTTTAAGCGTGTTCTTTCTCTGGTGTGGGCTGCACCGCCTTATGTTCCTGGGAAACCAGTTTAGCTGTAGGGTAACCTTTTTTTGCACAACGTTCAATCAACTCATTTAACAAGGCTTTATCCATTTCCGGTTTACGTGCCATAATAAAAAGATATTTGTGCTTAGGATGACCAACCACAACATACGAATAATCATCTGCAAGCTCTATAACCCAGTAATCTTCTTTAAATGGCCATACAAACTGAGCTTTAAACCTGGCATTTCTGCTGCCTCTGACCACAAAAAGTTTAGACCTGAAGTATTTACGTTTTTCCTGACCGATCACCTTATAAGTAGTGAACACAGCATAATAACCATCCGGATGAATTACATAAGTTTCAATCGTTTCTCTCCAGTGTTTATCCATAAAAGTAGGAATAGAATACAGGGAAAACCATTTTCCCGCATATGCCATAATATCTACCCCTTGTACAGGTTGGTTTTCCATAAAGTTTCCTCCGATGATCTAGTTTTGGCAAATGTAAATTCTTTATCATAAAACCCCTAAGGAAGAATAAAGTTTTCAAAAGCATTTTTTAAACTCGTGTAATTTTCTAACTTCGAACAGAAGGTAACATACATAAAAAATTAAATATTTATGAAGATAACGGTTGTAGGTGCCGGCGCTGTAGGCGCTACTTGTGCAGATAATATTGCCAGAAAAGAATTAGCCGAAGAATTGATTCTGCTGGACATTAAAGAAGGTTTTGCGGAAGGAAAATCAATAGACATGATGCAGACAGCCGCTTTACTGGGCTTCGATACTAAAATTAAGGGTGTTACCAACGATTACGCCGCCACTGCCGGTTCTGAAGTTGTGGTGATTACCTCAGGCCTGCCCCGCAAGCCTGGAATGACCCGTGAAGAACTTATAGGCACCAATGCCAATATTGTAAAGGGCGTTACAGAAAATATTTTAAAGTATTCACCAGATACCATCATCATTGTGGTTTCCAATCCAATGGACACCATGAATTATTTAACCTTAAAAACATCAGGATTACCTAAAAACCGTATCCTGGGAATGGGAGGAGCATTGGATTCCTCCCGTTTTAAATATTACCTTAGCCAGGAACTGGGTTGCTCTCCTGCAGATCTGAACGCTGTGGTTATTGGCGGACACGGTGATACCACTATGATTCCGCTGATCCAGCATGCGACCTGGAACAGTATTCCCGTTAGCCAGCTGCTAAGCAAGGAGCAGCAAGACAAGGTAGTGGCCGCCACTATGGTTGGTGGGGCTACACTGACAGGCTTAATTGGTACATCGGCTTGGTACGCACCTGGGGCTGGCACTGCGGCAATGGTAGAAAGTATTGTGCGCGATGAAAAGAAATTGATCTCATCCGGCGTTTATCTGGATGGAGAATATGGACAAAAAGACATCTCGCTGGTAGTTCCTGTCATCATTGGCAAAAACGGAGCTGAAAAGATACTTGACTTTAAACTAAGCGAGGCTGAACAGGGGGCTTTCAACAAAAGCGCAGATGCTGTACGCAATATGAATGCGGTATTGACCGATATGAATTAGTGTAGGGGAGTTTTGAATGAGGACAATTGCAGTTCCCCTTACCCTGATCAACTTACAGGACGACGGTTTCCACCTTTTGGTGGAAATTGTTGTTTTTGGACAAAAGTTATTAGCGGTTGTAGATACCGGAGCTTCCAGATCCGTTTTTGACAAATCCTTCATCGAAAGTAACATCAAAGGACTGGAACATACAGAAGAAGCACATGCTACTACCCTTTTTACCACATCAAGTACTTTGCAGGCCAGTATTCCCAAAATTAAAATAGGCAGTCTGATTTTAAAGGACTACGAAGCTGTAGCATTAGACCTTAATGCGGTAAACCAGGCCTACGAAGGTTTGGGACACCCTACCATCATGGCAATTATTGGTGGCGACCTGCTGCTGAAATATCATGCCACGATCAACTACCGAAAAATGAAACTATTTCTTTACAAGACATAAAAAAGGCCCCTTAACAGGGGCCTTTTTGGGCTAAGCATCAATCTTAGCATATTTTGCATTTCTTTCTATAAAATCCCTTCGTGGAGCAACCTCATCTCCCATCAACATAGAGAAAGTATGGTCGCATTCGGCGGCATTTTCTATCGTAGCTTGCATCAGGGTACGTGTCGCAGGATTTAATGTCGTATCCCACAATTGTTCAGCATTCATCTCTCCCAAACCTTTGTAACGTTGGATGTGTACACTTTCTTCCTTACCTGCACCTTTTAAACGCTGCACAGCGGCGTCACGCTGTTTATCATTCCAGCAATATTCAAATTCTTTACCCTTTTTCACCTGGTATAATGGCGGTGCTGCAATGTAAACATAGCCCGCTTCAATAAGTGCTTTCATATACCTGAAGAAGAAAGTCAGAATAAGAGTCGTAATGTGAGATCCGTCGATATCAGCATCCGTCATGATCACGATCTTATGATAACGCAGTTTAGTTAAATTTAAGGCCTTATCATCTTCTTCGGTACCAATACTTACCCCCAATGCAGTGAACATATTTTTGATTTCATCATTTTCATAGATCTTATGCTCCATTGCTTTCTCAACGTTCAGGATTTTTCCCTTTAAAGGTAAAATAGCCTGGAAATTACGGTCCCGTCCTTGTTTGGCAGTACCTCCCGCGGAGTCACCCTCTACCAGGTACAGCTCACATTTTTCCGGATCGCTATCTGAACAGTCGGCCAGTTTGCCAGGTAAACCAGAGCCACCCATTACACTCTTACGCTGAACCATCTCACGCGCCTTACGTGCTGCTGCACGTGCTGTTGCGGCCAGAATAACCTTGTTAACGATCATCTTCGCCTCTTTAGGATTCTCCTCAAGATAAATACCCAGCGCTTCTCCAACGGCAATATCAACCGCGCCCATTACTTCGGAGTTCCCGAGCTTTGTCTTTGTCTGTCCTTCAAACTGAGGCTCCTGTACTTTTACAGAAACTACAGCCGTTAAGCCTTCACGGAAGTCATCACCGGTAATCTCAAACTTGACGTTTTTAAGCAGGCCTGATTTATCGGCGTATGCTTTCAATGTTCTGGTCAAACCCCTTCTGAAACCGGCAATGTGTGTTCCCCCCTCATGGGTATTGATGTTATTTACATACGAATGCACATTCTCGGAATAACTATCGTTGTATTGCAGGGCCAGTTCCACCGGAATGCCGTTTTTAATACCTTCAACATAAATCGGCTCAGGAATCAGCGAAGGGCGTGTTCCATCAAGAAACTGTACAAATTCCTTTAGGCCACCATCTGAATGGAACAATTCCGAAAGAAAAGAACCATCATCCAATACTTCACGTTCATCTGTCAGCGTCAGCTTAATTCCTTTATTCAGGAAGGCCAACTCTCTAAGCCTGCCTGCCAGGGTATCGTAGCGATACTCTAAAGTCTGCGTAAAAATCTCCGGATCGGGCTGAAAGGTCTGTATAGTCCCTGTTTTATCAGACACTCCGATTTCCTTTACATCAAACAAAGGTTTACCACGTTCGTACTCCTGGGTAAATATTTTTCCCTCCCGGTGAACGACAGTTTTCACATGGGTTGATAAGGCATTTACGCAGCTCACCCCCACACCGTGCAAACCACCCGATACCTTGTAGGTATCCTTGTCAAATTTACCTCCTGCATGCAGTACCGTCATAACGATTTCCAATGCAGATTTTCCTTCTTTTGTGTTGATTCCTGTAGGGATACCACGGCCGTTATCCTCAACAGTGATCGAATTTCCTTCGTGGATGGTTACAAAGATATCTGTACAATATCCTGCCAGCGCTTCATCGATTGAATTGTCTACAACCTCATAAACAAGGTGGTGCAAACCTTTAATTCCGGTATCTCCTATATACATAGAAGGGCGCTTACGCACCGCTTCCAAACCTTCCAATACCTGTATATTATCTGCCGAATAATTTGACTTTGGATCTTTTTCTTCGCTCATATTTTTCTATAAAACAATAAGATTCAAATTTAACCAATTATGGTCAATTTAAGGCAAATGTGGATAACTATTTGATCAAATAATGGCTGAAAAACGTTCTAAAAAACATAATCTTTAGGATACTAATTTTGAAATTTTATATTTGCCCCTAATCAACGTTACATTTGACAAATAGAACAATTTACAATAGATGAAAACAACATTCAAATTAAGCAGTATTGCGACAGCGGTTGCCATAGTTTCTGTTATGGCTTCTTGTCAGAACAAAGAAGAAAAGGGGGCTACTGCTAAAACACCAGAGTCTGCAGCAGTTGCAGCTACAGAGAAAATTGTATATGTAAACTCTGATTCATTGCTGACTAAATATCAGTATTTCAAAGACCTCAAAGTAAAGCTGGATGCCAAATCTAAAACGGCACAAACAGACCTTGCCTCCAAACAACAGGCCTTCCAGCGCGAAGTTGCCCAATATCAGCAACAAGCTAATACCCTTCCTGCCGATCAAAGGGCTTCCACAGAAGAAAGATTGGCTCGTAAACAACAGGAATTACAGACATATACCCAAAATGCAGGTGCAGCCCTTCAAAATGAGCAGGCTGCTGAAAATGAGAAGCTATACGATAAAGTTGCGGATTACCTGAAAGGATATGCTAAAAAGAAAGGTTATAAAATGGTACTTACCTATGCCAAGGGAAACAGCGCAATTTTATTTGCTGATGAGAGTTTAGATGTAACCAGCGAGGTGATTATAGGCCTTAATGAAGCCTATAAAACTGATAAAAAATAATACACGCTATGATATTGAAAATGCCCCCGCTTAATCGGGGGCATTTTTTTTGTAGTATATTTAAGTATGAATGAAACGAGTGAACACAAGAAGTTTATGGAAATAGCCATCCGGCTTTCCGAAAAGAATGTACTGGAAGGCATTGGCGGCCCGTTTGGCGCTGTTGTGGTGAGGGCTGGAAAGGTGGTTGCTAAAAGTGCCAACAAAGTAACTTCCTCTAATGATCCCACTGCGCACGCCGAGGTTTCTGCAATAAGACTGGCCTGTAAAAAACTAAAGACCTTCGACTTAAGCGGCTGCACTATTTACACCAGTTGCGAACCCTGTCCAATGTGCCTAAGTGCAATTTACTGGGCAAAAATTGACACCATTTATTACGGAAACACAAAAGTGGATGCTGCAGCCATCGGCTTTAATGACAAATTCATTTATGACGAGCTGGACAAACCAATGCATAAACGCAGCCTTCCAGTTAAACAAATTCTGAGGATGGAAGCACAGAAGGCTTTTAAGTTATGGGACCAAAGTGCCATGCGCATAGACTACTAGATAGGAATTATGAATAGCTATGACCAGAAAATTCGAATAGAGCTGGAATTCTGGAAAAGGGAAATGATGCGCAAGCCTACTTTCCTAAACAAGGTGACTACTGGTGTACAAAAAAAGATAAACGGTTATATTCCCGACAAGGTACATAAAGTCATTACAGAGGCCATCAAGGCGATGGTAAAAACTGTTCTCTATGGCTCAACTTATACTACCAGCCCAATTCCTTCTGAAGGCATGAGTATCCTTCATCGGGAATCCCTTGTACAACAGAAGATAGACAACTATTGTAAGACCGGGGCTGCTGAAGGTGGCATTACCGGGGCCGGGGGATTTTTGATGAGTATGGCTGATTTCCCGATCCTGATTGGAATTAAGTTTAAAATGCTCTTTGAAATTGCTTCTTTATATGGTTTTGATGTGGCCGATTTCAGGGAACGGTTATACCTATTGTACATCTTCCAATTGGCTTTTTCGAGCAAACAAGGTACAACCAAAGTGTTTCTTCACCTTCAAAACTGGGAAGAACAATTACTTACACTCCCCGAAAACCCCGAAAATTTTAACTGGAAAACTTTTCAGCAGGAGTACCGAGATTATATAGACCTGGCCAAGCTGGCTCAGCTGCTTCCGGTAGTGGGTGCTGCAGTTGGTGCAGTTGCCAACTATCAGCTCATTAAAAAACTAGGAAAAACTGCCATGCAGGCCTATAGGATGCGCTTGATCGATCAGCAGCGGTTGATCCTTTAATCTTCCTCAAACATCCCTCCCAGAAGGTCATCGGTTTCACGCCTGTCTTTTTTGGTAGGCCGTCCAGTCCCCCTGTCCCTTCTTAGTGTTGGTGCATGGAACATCGATTTAAAAGCATGAGTTTCCTCAACCGGGGTAATGTCTTTATACTTGGTTACCGCAATCTTAGACTCCACCCTGTTGTACAGCAGTTCAACCACTTCAATCACCTTTTTCTCAATGCCTTTCGACACCTGATATACATCGCCCGGCTTCACAACTGCAGACGGCTTAACGTTCTGTCCATTTAACTTAATACGCCCGGCTTTACAAGCCTCAGTAGCCAGACTTCTGGTTTTAAATAGTCGTATGGCCCATAAATATTTATCTATCCTAAGTTTTTCCTGTTCGGTCATAACGTACCAAAAATAGATAATATTAAAGGATTATGATAAAATTCATTTATTTTGTCAAAAAATAACAAACAATCATGATAGCACAATTAAAAAAGTTAGTAGAGGCCGCTTGGGAAGACAGAACTTTATTAGAATATAGTGAACATTGCGAAGCAATAGAAACTGTAATTATGCAGCTGGACAAAGGAGAGTTGCGCGTTGCAGAACCAATTTTAAACTCCTGGGGTGTAAATGAATGGATAAAAAAAGCCGTGATCCTTTATTTCCCGATCAGACAAATGAAAGTTATTGAAACAGGTCCTTTTGTGTTTCACGACAAAATGAAACTGAAAACCAATTATAAGGACCTGGGTGTGCGCGTAGTTCCTGGTGCAAGCGCCCGTTATGGTGCATACCTGGCAAAAGGCGTAATCATGATGCCATCTTATGTAAACATTGGCGCGTATGTAGATGAAGGCACAATGGTAGATACCTGGGCTACAGTAGGATCATGTGCTCAAATCGGAAAACACGTTCATTTGAGTGGTGGTGTAGGAATCGGTGGTGTACTGGAACCCGTTCAGGCATCTCCTGTAATTATTGAAGACAACTGTTTCCTTGGATCAAGGGCCATTGTAGTAGAAGGTGTAAAAGTAGAGAAAGAAGCCGTATTAGGTGCAAATGTAGTGTTAACAGCATCAACAAAAATCATTGATGTTACCGGACCAACCCCAGTTGAATATAAAGGTATTGTACCAGCCCGTTCTGTGGTAATCCCTGGTTCTTATGCCAAAAAATTCCCGGCAGGAGAATACCAGGTACCATGTGCGTTAATCATTGGCAAGAGAAAAGAATCTACAGACAAAAAAACATCACTGAATGATGCATTGAGAGAAAACAATGTAGCGGTATAAATGAACACTTTAAATGAAGGGGAGAATAGTGTGCTGGTATCCATTGCAATGTGTACCTACAATGGTGAAGTTTTTTTGGATCAACAAATACAATCCATACTCGACCAGAGCCATACCAATCTGGAGCTGGTAATTGTTGACGATTGCTCTAAAGACGGAACCTTTGAGTTGTTGCAGTCCTGGCACACTAAACACCCTTCAAAGTTCAAAATATTCAGGAATGAAAAGAACCTGGGCTACAACAAGAACTTTGAAAAAGCCATTTCCTTGTGCTCAGGAGATTTTATCGCCATATCTGATCAGGATGACATCTGGCTTCCCACCAAAATTGAGAAGCTAATCAAGAGCTTCACAAAAGACAACATTGTACTGAGCCACTGTGCTTCTATCCACCTGTTAGGTAATAAACTAAAATCCAAATCTGGCGTACTGCGCTGGGAAAGGCACTTTTCTGGCAACAACACGTCGAGTCTGTTTTTGTTTAACCAGGTACAAGGACACAATATGATGTTCCGAAAAACACTAGTGCGCTATATTTTACCGCTGCCAGATGATGTATATTACGATTGGTGGATAGCCATTGTAGCTACCTGCTATGGCTGCGTCAGTTCTGTTCCTGAATATCTGGTACAACACCGTCTCCACCGCAACAATGCTTACTTTCAAAAAGGAAAAAAAAGCAAAAAGGAAGATCGGTTATACCTGTTGAACACACTTAAGGCGTTTTCAGGCATCCGGCAAATGGAACCTACCGCTCGTCTCTTTTTAGCCGAACTGATACAACAAATCTCTGCAAGTGTAAATACTTTTAATCATAAATTTGATTTTAAGCTGTTCAAATTCATTCATAAAAACAGGTGGGTCATTTTTGGACACAAAAAAAGATTTTTCCCCGAATGGTCATTGTTAAAAGCTTCTTTTAAATACTCAAAACCTTAACACTTGCGCAATGAATAACTGTAGTCTGATCATTTCAACCTATAACTGGCCCGAAGCGCTGGAGCTTTGCCTGGAAAGTGTGAAAAATCAGTTCGTAAAACCCTTTGAAGTCATCATTGCCGACGATGGTTCTACCCATCAAACTAAATTACTCATAGAAAAGTACCAGAGTGAGGGCTTGTTAAATATAGTACACGTATGGCAGCCCGACAATGGATTTCAGCTTGCCAAGATCAGAAACAAAGCAATTGCAGCAAGTACTGGAGAATATATCATTCAAATTGATGGAGATGTAATCCTACACCGTCATTTTGTAGAAGATCATTTAAATGCCTCAAAAGCAGATTGCTTCATTCAGGGCTCCAGGGTAATGCTGGGCAAGAAAGTTTCGACAAAATTGCTCCGGCAAAAATCCATAGCAATCAACCTGCTTGTTTCCGACATTAAAAGGAAAGAAAATGGTATCCGTTTACTGTGGTTGAGTAAGCTCCTTCAAAAAAAATACAGGAACCGTTATCCTATCTTTTGGGCCAGGGGGGCAAACATGTCGTTCTGGAAAAAGGACCTCCTTCTGGTTAACGGCTATAATGAAAACTTTAGCGGTTGGGGCGATGAGGACAGTGAACTTACTTTACGGCTCTTAAACTCGGGCAAAACAAAACTATACCTTAAATTTGCGGGAATAATCTATCACCTTTATCACCATGAAGATGCCTCTAAAGCCAAATCTTCGAAAAACAGGAGTTTATTGGAGCGCGCATTTTCCGACAAAATTGTATCCACTGATAACGGATTAGATAAATACATTCAGAAATGAAATCAAAAAAAGATACACTTCCTGGTTGTTCACTAATGATTGCTACTTATAACTGGCCGGAAGCCTTGGATCTTTGTTTAATGAGTGTACTTAATCAGCAACATTTACCCAATGAAATCATTATCGCTGATGACGGCTCTACCAACGAAACCAAAGAACTCGTTCAGCGAATTGCCAGGCAAACAACGGTGCCTATT
The sequence above is a segment of the Pedobacter africanus genome. Coding sequences within it:
- the dnaE gene encoding DNA polymerase III subunit alpha, which codes for MYLIFDTETTGLPRNWNAPITDTDNWPRCIQIAWQLHDELGNLIENQDYLVKPDGFNIPYDAERIHGISTELAEEQGIELAEVLEKFNIALSKAKFIVGQNIGFDVNIMGCEFFRMGVESPMAQMPVLDTCTETTAELLKLPGGRGGKFKLPTLTELHQYLFGEPFAEAHNATADVEATTRCFLQLIKIDAFRPEQLQAGPDYLNRFKQNTPQVFERVGLNHINLKAASDEIRRRLQQTEAPKVSKTTLEENKRELAAASFAHLHNHTQFSVLQSTINIPALIKATAAHKMPAVAMTDHANMMGAFHFVNQVLNHNKGVEARNAEAIEKGEVAEEQIIKPIVGCEFFVCENHEDKSRKDNGYQVVFLAKNKNGYHNLAKMSSIAYTKGFYYIPRIDKAIVEQYKEDIIVLSGNLYGEISSKLLNLGEKQAEEALIWWKEQFGTDFYIELMRHNQEDEDIVNTSLVTLAKRHDVKLIATNNTYYINKKDANAHDILLCVKDGEKQATPIGRGRGFRFGLPNQEYYFKSQEEMKNLFADLPEAIVNIQQIIDKIEIYKLAREVLLPKFDIPEEFLVKEDEEDGGKRGENKFLAHLTYVGAKKRYGEITDDIKERLDFELQTIEKTGYPGYFLIVQDFIAEARNLDVSVGPGRGSAAGSAVAYCLGITNIDPIKYDLLFERFLNPDRVSMPDIDIDFDDEGRGRVMDYVIKKYGSNQVAQIITYGTMAAKSSVKDTARVLDLPLFEAEKIAKLIPNMKLAKIFNLDEKSLKEALRADEYEKVVELKNLAVAKDLGAKTIEQAQVLEGSLRNTGIHACGVIITPSDITNFVPVATAKDSDLYVTQFDNSVVESAGLLKMDFLGLKTLTLIKDTVKLVKSRHGIVLDPDNFPIDDEKTYELFQRGETIGIFQYESTGMQKYMKELKPTVFGDLIAMNALYRPGPLEYIPSFVRRKNGEEEIKYDLDACEEYLKETYGITVYQEQVMLLSQKLAGFTKGEADVLRKAMGKKQKDVLDKMKPKFVKQAAAKGHDATVLEKIWKDWEAFASYAFNKSHSTCYAWIAYQTAYLKAHYPAEYMAAVLSNNMNDIKQVAFFMEECKQMGVQVLGPDVNESGIKFSVNVQGEVRFGLSGIKGVGDKAVESIIDERNENGVYKDLYDFARRSNTRTVNKKAYESFVYSGAFDAFGNHRAQYFFVGVNDKMNGIEKVIKYANDFQNNESSSQSSLFGGSVADLILEPALPVAPEWSLIDRLKYEKDAIGIFLSGHPLDNYRLELKEFCQHKVKHLALVNKVRTGDTNEEVLAEFESIKNRELVIGGLVVVAAQRMTKTGKPFGTMVFEDYEDTSELALFGDDFIKFKQFLTDGYFLQIRGRVGERFRKEGDWEFKITSINLLSELRDKLAKSVTIQVPIEQVNDDFMNKVLAILENNKASTEQQNCQLLFDVYDREQNVMVKLPSKSLRINPTNDFLAQLNALNVMTKLN
- a CDS encoding lipocalin family protein; amino-acid sequence: MENQPVQGVDIMAYAGKWFSLYSIPTFMDKHWRETIETYVIHPDGYYAVFTTYKVIGQEKRKYFRSKLFVVRGSRNARFKAQFVWPFKEDYWVIELADDYSYVVVGHPKHKYLFIMARKPEMDKALLNELIERCAKKGYPTAKLVSQEHKAVQPTPEKEHA
- the mdh gene encoding malate dehydrogenase, with amino-acid sequence MKITVVGAGAVGATCADNIARKELAEELILLDIKEGFAEGKSIDMMQTAALLGFDTKIKGVTNDYAATAGSEVVVITSGLPRKPGMTREELIGTNANIVKGVTENILKYSPDTIIIVVSNPMDTMNYLTLKTSGLPKNRILGMGGALDSSRFKYYLSQELGCSPADLNAVVIGGHGDTTMIPLIQHATWNSIPVSQLLSKEQQDKVVAATMVGGATLTGLIGTSAWYAPGAGTAAMVESIVRDEKKLISSGVYLDGEYGQKDISLVVPVIIGKNGAEKILDFKLSEAEQGAFNKSADAVRNMNAVLTDMN
- a CDS encoding retropepsin-like aspartic protease, producing MRTIAVPLTLINLQDDGFHLLVEIVVFGQKLLAVVDTGASRSVFDKSFIESNIKGLEHTEEAHATTLFTTSSTLQASIPKIKIGSLILKDYEAVALDLNAVNQAYEGLGHPTIMAIIGGDLLLKYHATINYRKMKLFLYKT
- the gyrB gene encoding DNA topoisomerase (ATP-hydrolyzing) subunit B, which translates into the protein MSEEKDPKSNYSADNIQVLEGLEAVRKRPSMYIGDTGIKGLHHLVYEVVDNSIDEALAGYCTDIFVTIHEGNSITVEDNGRGIPTGINTKEGKSALEIVMTVLHAGGKFDKDTYKVSGGLHGVGVSCVNALSTHVKTVVHREGKIFTQEYERGKPLFDVKEIGVSDKTGTIQTFQPDPEIFTQTLEYRYDTLAGRLRELAFLNKGIKLTLTDEREVLDDGSFLSELFHSDGGLKEFVQFLDGTRPSLIPEPIYVEGIKNGIPVELALQYNDSYSENVHSYVNNINTHEGGTHIAGFRRGLTRTLKAYADKSGLLKNVKFEITGDDFREGLTAVVSVKVQEPQFEGQTKTKLGNSEVMGAVDIAVGEALGIYLEENPKEAKMIVNKVILAATARAAARKAREMVQRKSVMGGSGLPGKLADCSDSDPEKCELYLVEGDSAGGTAKQGRDRNFQAILPLKGKILNVEKAMEHKIYENDEIKNMFTALGVSIGTEEDDKALNLTKLRYHKIVIMTDADIDGSHITTLILTFFFRYMKALIEAGYVYIAAPPLYQVKKGKEFEYCWNDKQRDAAVQRLKGAGKEESVHIQRYKGLGEMNAEQLWDTTLNPATRTLMQATIENAAECDHTFSMLMGDEVAPRRDFIERNAKYAKIDA
- a CDS encoding OmpH family outer membrane protein, coding for MKTTFKLSSIATAVAIVSVMASCQNKEEKGATAKTPESAAVAATEKIVYVNSDSLLTKYQYFKDLKVKLDAKSKTAQTDLASKQQAFQREVAQYQQQANTLPADQRASTEERLARKQQELQTYTQNAGAALQNEQAAENEKLYDKVADYLKGYAKKKGYKMVLTYAKGNSAILFADESLDVTSEVIIGLNEAYKTDKK